In Pantoea phytobeneficialis, one genomic interval encodes:
- a CDS encoding DHA2 family efflux MFS transporter permease subunit, with the protein MSSQTALPAAPALEMPVSKKVIAFATMCLGMFIALLDIQIVSASLRDIGGGLSAGDDETVWVQTSYLIAEIIIIPLSGWLARVMSTRWLFAASAAGFTLMSVLCGWAWNIQSMIAFRALQGLAGGSMIPLVFTTAFAFFQGKQRVIAAATIGGLASLAPTLGPTVGGWITENFNWHWLFFINIVPGIYITLAVPALVKIDTPDTSLLRGADYLSIGLLAVSLGCLEYTLEEGPRWGWFDDSTLTITGWLALVCGVMFIIRTLRHAQPVMDLRALKDRTFTLGCYFSFMAGVGIFATIYLTPLFLGTVRGYSALEIGLAIFSTGLFQVLSIPLYSWLANRVDLRWLLAAGLIAFGVSMYSFVPITHDWGADQLLLPQAFRGMAQQFAVAPTVTLTLGSLPPPRLKLASGLFNLMRNLGGAIGIALCGTILNERTNLHYSRLADHLNSASLTLGEFMHTSTAALTQQGFSPDAAQTAALKNLAALTLREAKTQAFADAFWLIMIGFFIAALLVPFMKVPKT; encoded by the coding sequence ATGAGCAGCCAGACGGCCTTGCCTGCTGCACCGGCATTAGAGATGCCGGTCAGCAAAAAAGTCATTGCCTTTGCCACTATGTGTCTCGGCATGTTTATTGCGCTGCTGGATATCCAGATTGTTTCGGCCTCATTGCGTGACATCGGTGGTGGTCTGTCGGCGGGGGATGACGAAACCGTCTGGGTGCAGACCAGCTATCTGATTGCCGAAATCATCATTATCCCGCTTTCCGGTTGGCTGGCGCGGGTCATGTCAACGCGTTGGTTGTTCGCCGCCTCGGCGGCCGGTTTCACCCTGATGAGCGTGTTGTGTGGTTGGGCGTGGAATATCCAGAGCATGATTGCGTTTCGCGCCTTGCAGGGACTGGCTGGGGGTTCGATGATCCCGCTGGTGTTTACCACCGCCTTTGCCTTTTTCCAGGGTAAGCAACGGGTGATTGCCGCCGCCACGATTGGTGGGCTGGCATCGCTGGCCCCGACACTTGGCCCCACTGTCGGCGGGTGGATCACAGAGAATTTCAACTGGCACTGGTTGTTCTTCATCAATATCGTGCCGGGCATATACATCACGCTGGCGGTGCCTGCGCTGGTAAAAATCGATACGCCGGATACCTCGTTGTTACGCGGCGCTGATTATCTCAGTATCGGCTTGCTGGCCGTATCGCTGGGCTGTCTTGAATATACGCTGGAAGAGGGGCCGCGCTGGGGATGGTTTGACGACAGCACCCTGACCATCACCGGTTGGCTGGCGCTGGTATGTGGCGTGATGTTTATCATCCGTACGCTGCGCCACGCGCAACCGGTGATGGATTTACGCGCGCTAAAAGATCGTACCTTTACCCTCGGTTGCTATTTTTCGTTTATGGCGGGGGTTGGCATTTTTGCCACCATCTATCTCACGCCTCTTTTTCTCGGCACGGTGCGGGGTTACAGCGCGCTGGAAATTGGTCTGGCGATCTTCTCTACCGGCCTGTTCCAGGTGCTGTCGATTCCACTGTACTCGTGGCTGGCTAATCGGGTGGATCTGCGCTGGCTGCTGGCGGCCGGGCTGATTGCTTTTGGCGTATCGATGTACAGTTTTGTGCCGATTACTCACGACTGGGGTGCAGATCAGCTGCTGCTGCCACAGGCGTTTCGTGGTATGGCGCAGCAATTTGCCGTCGCACCGACAGTGACACTGACGCTGGGTAGCCTGCCACCGCCGCGCCTCAAACTGGCATCCGGGCTGTTTAACCTGATGCGTAATCTGGGTGGGGCCATCGGCATCGCCCTGTGCGGCACTATACTTAATGAGCGCACCAACCTGCATTACAGCCGTCTCGCAGACCATCTCAACAGTGCCAGCCTGACGCTGGGCGAATTTATGCACACATCCACCGCTGCGCTGACCCAGCAGGGTTTCAGCCCCGATGCTGCACAGACTGCCGCGCTGAAAAACCTTGCGGCACTGACGCTGCGTGAAGCCAAAACTCAGGCTTTTGCCGACGCGTTCTGGCTGATCATGATCGGATTCTTTATCGCCGCATTGCTGGTGCCGTTTATGAAAGTGCCAAAAACCTAA
- a CDS encoding HlyD family secretion protein encodes MNRRKVIPLVAVAAVVLAAGYGLWWWQSGRFVESTDDAYVGGDISTISAKVAGYVQEIAVQDNMRVKKGDLLVRLDARDYQAALMKASGEVDAQQAALADIAATRELQLATIAGSVAAVNAAQAMTEKTAGDNRRYGALVQTVSAQTRDYAQADYRQAVAQESKARADKSVAERQLQVLDAREKQTQAALVQAQAGLEMAKLNLGYTEIRAPFDGVIGNRRAWSGAYVSSGTQLLSLVPAQGLWVDANFKENQLAHLQAGQQAQIVADVLPGRTFTGHVVSLSPATGSRFSILPAENATGNFTKIVQRVPVRIALDGEAAKLGLLRPGLSVTVTVDEKPAP; translated from the coding sequence ATGAACAGGCGCAAAGTGATCCCGTTAGTGGCGGTTGCCGCCGTGGTACTGGCTGCGGGTTATGGCCTGTGGTGGTGGCAGTCCGGCCGTTTTGTTGAATCGACCGATGATGCGTATGTCGGCGGCGATATCAGCACCATCTCCGCCAAAGTGGCGGGCTACGTGCAGGAAATCGCCGTGCAGGACAACATGCGGGTGAAAAAAGGTGATCTGTTGGTGCGGCTTGATGCGCGTGATTATCAGGCAGCACTGATGAAAGCCAGTGGAGAAGTCGACGCTCAGCAGGCTGCGCTGGCGGATATCGCCGCCACGCGTGAGTTACAACTCGCCACCATCGCCGGTTCAGTAGCGGCAGTGAATGCCGCACAGGCGATGACGGAAAAAACCGCAGGCGACAACCGACGTTATGGGGCGTTGGTGCAGACGGTCTCTGCGCAAACCCGCGACTACGCGCAGGCGGATTACCGTCAGGCGGTGGCGCAGGAGAGCAAAGCTCGCGCCGATAAAAGCGTTGCGGAGCGCCAGTTACAGGTGTTGGATGCGCGTGAGAAACAGACGCAAGCGGCGCTGGTACAGGCGCAGGCGGGTCTGGAAATGGCAAAACTCAATCTTGGCTATACCGAAATTCGTGCCCCTTTTGATGGGGTGATCGGTAATCGCCGCGCCTGGTCCGGGGCTTACGTCAGCAGCGGTACGCAATTGCTGTCGCTTGTGCCTGCACAGGGGTTGTGGGTAGATGCCAATTTTAAAGAGAACCAACTGGCGCATTTACAGGCCGGACAACAGGCGCAGATCGTCGCTGATGTGTTGCCGGGCCGAACCTTTACCGGCCATGTTGTCAGTCTGTCGCCTGCCACCGGTTCACGCTTTAGCATCCTGCCAGCGGAGAATGCCACCGGTAACTTCACCAAAATCGTGCAACGTGTCCCGGTACGTATTGCGCTGGATGGCGAAGCGGCAAAGCTGGGGCTGTTGCGTCCGGGGCTGTCGGTTACGGTAACGGTTGATGAGAAACCTGCGCCATGA
- a CDS encoding winged helix-turn-helix transcriptional regulator codes for MKNEPLCHAPCPIARSLGRIGDSWSMIILRDALAGFTRFDEFQKNADIAPNILSRRLKELVEDGLLEKVCYSSTPPRYEYHLTEIGRDFRPVILALVEWGSRHFSPEGRQVQLVETATQRPVQAIMVDSETREPLTADKYSIVPGPVAAPVIRYRHEYIQKKRAGEPALKFVPPAKQVDKP; via the coding sequence ATGAAAAACGAACCGCTTTGCCACGCCCCTTGTCCCATTGCCCGCAGCCTCGGACGCATTGGCGATAGCTGGAGCATGATTATTCTGCGTGATGCGCTAGCAGGTTTTACCCGCTTTGATGAATTTCAAAAGAATGCCGACATCGCCCCGAACATCCTTTCCCGACGCCTGAAGGAGCTGGTGGAGGATGGACTGCTGGAGAAGGTGTGCTACAGCAGCACCCCGCCGCGCTACGAATATCACCTCACCGAGATCGGACGTGATTTTCGTCCTGTCATTCTGGCGTTGGTGGAGTGGGGTAGCCGCCACTTCTCGCCGGAAGGTCGTCAGGTGCAATTGGTGGAAACCGCCACCCAACGTCCGGTGCAGGCGATTATGGTGGATAGCGAAACGCGTGAGCCGCTGACCGCGGATAAGTATTCGATCGTGCCCGGTCCGGTAGCCGCGCCAGTGATTCGCTATCGTCACGAATACATCCAGAAAAAACGTGCGGGTGAGCCAGCGCTGAAATTTGTCCCACCGGCGAAACAGGTGGATAAGCCATGA
- a CDS encoding GNAT family N-acetyltransferase has product MVKHYKEISSVRLDYRCLEPADWPFFKALNQDRHVMHFISDSRTDEEIRIQSFEKRLQPWHKGSEHWLCLVMCQKNTDTPMGVTGFIERDEGIAEVGFILAAEFHGQGFGSESLKDIARFAFNTLGYRKLTATVTSGNEASRRTLFNAGFHQEGTLRQNYFLHGRWQDDWIFGLLSEEFRY; this is encoded by the coding sequence ATGGTTAAACATTACAAGGAAATCTCTTCTGTCAGGCTGGATTATCGCTGCCTCGAACCTGCTGACTGGCCATTTTTCAAGGCGTTAAATCAGGACCGTCACGTCATGCATTTTATTAGCGATTCACGCACGGATGAAGAAATCAGAATCCAGTCTTTCGAGAAACGTTTGCAACCCTGGCATAAAGGCAGTGAGCATTGGTTATGTCTTGTTATGTGTCAAAAGAATACAGATACACCGATGGGCGTCACCGGCTTTATCGAGCGTGATGAAGGCATTGCGGAAGTGGGTTTTATCCTCGCCGCCGAATTTCATGGTCAGGGTTTTGGCAGTGAATCGCTAAAAGATATTGCCCGTTTCGCATTTAATACCCTGGGGTATCGCAAATTAACCGCCACGGTGACTTCAGGAAATGAAGCTTCACGCAGGACCTTGTTTAACGCTGGATTTCATCAGGAAGGCACGCTCAGGCAAAACTATTTCCTGCATGGTCGTTGGCAGGATGACTGGATTTTTGGCTTGTTAAGCGAAGAGTTCAGATATTAA
- a CDS encoding LacI family DNA-binding transcriptional regulator, giving the protein MTTILEVAKKAGVSKATVSRVLSGNGYVGEEKRERVLRAIAETDYRPNLLARNLAVKSTQTIGLVITNTLYSGSYFSELMAHSARLMEQQGRQLILADGKHSAAEERAAIQFLLDLRCDGIIIYPRFLSIDEMDDIISQHKQPILVINRRLRQHQSFCIYSDQHANSTLAVNQLIALGHRDIAFITGSLDSPTGLERLSGYKAALAGHQIAVQDALIVEGKWHAQSGMAAVASLLARGCHFSAIVASNDEMAIGAMKQLAAAKIAVPEQVSVVGFDDIPLAPFTIPSLSSMKIPVTEMVQQTIEQLVSMLDGGNMAQNKNFTARLVMRESIGPGPYG; this is encoded by the coding sequence ATGACAACCATTCTCGAAGTGGCGAAAAAAGCCGGTGTGTCAAAAGCAACGGTATCCCGCGTGTTATCGGGGAATGGCTATGTGGGCGAGGAAAAACGCGAACGGGTACTGCGGGCGATCGCCGAGACGGATTACCGCCCCAACTTGCTGGCACGTAATCTGGCGGTGAAATCGACGCAAACCATCGGGCTGGTGATTACCAACACGCTCTACAGCGGCAGTTATTTCAGCGAGCTGATGGCTCACTCGGCGCGCCTGATGGAGCAACAGGGGCGACAGCTGATCCTCGCCGATGGCAAACACAGCGCAGCCGAAGAGCGTGCGGCGATTCAGTTTCTGCTTGATTTGCGTTGCGACGGCATCATCATTTACCCCCGTTTTCTCTCCATCGATGAGATGGACGACATTATCTCCCAACATAAACAACCGATTCTGGTGATTAACCGCCGTCTGCGGCAGCATCAGAGTTTCTGTATCTATTCCGATCAACACGCCAACAGCACGCTGGCGGTCAACCAACTGATTGCGCTGGGCCATCGTGATATCGCCTTTATTACCGGATCACTGGATTCTCCTACCGGGCTGGAACGTCTTTCCGGCTATAAAGCGGCGCTGGCCGGGCATCAGATCGCGGTGCAGGATGCGCTGATTGTCGAGGGTAAGTGGCATGCGCAAAGTGGCATGGCGGCGGTGGCGTCCTTGCTGGCACGCGGGTGTCACTTCAGCGCCATTGTTGCCAGCAACGATGAGATGGCGATTGGCGCCATGAAACAACTCGCTGCCGCGAAGATTGCCGTGCCTGAACAGGTGTCGGTGGTGGGTTTTGATGATATCCCGCTGGCCCCGTTTACCATTCCTTCACTGTCGAGTATGAAAATTCCGGTGACCGAAATGGTCCAGCAGACCATTGAACAACTGGTGTCGATGCTGGATGGCGGCAATATGGCGCAGAACAAAAATTTCACCGCGCGCCTGGTCATGCGCGAATCTATCGGGCCGGGGCCATATGGTTAA
- the ascF gene encoding PTS cellobiose/arbutin/salicin transporter subunit IIBC, with amino-acid sequence MSKNYAEISRAIVQALGGAENIEAVTHCMTRLRFVVKDTGLVDNAVLKAIPGVMGVVHADTQCQVIIGNNVGQAFQEVLKLATPGSAPAAQPVRRKITLKRIGAGILDALVGTMSPLIPAIIGGSMVKLLAMILNMTGVFAEGSSTLVILNVIGDGAFFFLPIMVAASAALKFKTNMSLAIAIAGVLVHPNFIDLMAKAAQGQAVEFAYIPVTAVKYTYTVIPALVMTWILSHIERIIDRITPAVTKNFLKPMLIVLVAAPIAIVLIGPLGIWIGSGISSLVYTIHGYLGWLSVAIMGALWPLLVMTGMHRVFTPTIIQTIAETGKEGMVMPSEIGANLSLGGSSLAVAFKTKNPELRQTALAAAASAIVAGISEPALYGVAVRLKRPLIASLISGFICGAVAGIGGLASHSMASPGLFTSVQFFDPNNPMSIVWVGAVMALSVVLSFVLTLVLGFEDIPVAESSPKKPDAVVDAAKPVNAN; translated from the coding sequence ATGTCGAAGAATTATGCCGAGATCTCCCGCGCCATCGTCCAGGCGCTGGGTGGTGCCGAAAACATTGAAGCCGTCACGCATTGCATGACCCGGCTGAGATTTGTCGTCAAGGACACGGGCCTGGTGGACAACGCCGTGCTGAAAGCAATCCCCGGTGTGATGGGCGTGGTGCACGCCGATACCCAGTGCCAGGTGATTATCGGCAACAACGTTGGACAGGCGTTTCAGGAAGTGCTGAAGCTGGCAACACCGGGTTCAGCACCTGCCGCACAACCCGTACGGCGCAAAATCACCCTGAAACGCATCGGTGCCGGGATTCTTGATGCGCTGGTCGGCACCATGTCACCCCTGATCCCCGCCATTATTGGTGGTTCGATGGTGAAACTACTCGCCATGATCCTCAATATGACCGGCGTGTTCGCGGAAGGCTCCTCAACGCTGGTGATCCTCAACGTCATCGGCGATGGCGCATTTTTCTTCCTGCCGATCATGGTCGCGGCTTCTGCGGCGCTGAAATTTAAAACCAATATGTCGCTGGCGATTGCGATCGCTGGCGTGCTGGTGCATCCCAATTTTATCGACCTGATGGCTAAAGCCGCACAGGGCCAGGCGGTGGAGTTTGCTTATATCCCGGTGACGGCAGTCAAATATACCTACACCGTGATTCCGGCTCTGGTGATGACATGGATCCTGTCGCACATTGAACGCATTATCGATCGTATCACCCCGGCAGTGACCAAAAACTTCCTGAAACCGATGTTGATTGTGTTGGTTGCCGCACCAATCGCCATCGTACTGATTGGCCCGCTGGGTATCTGGATTGGTAGCGGGATTTCCTCGCTGGTGTACACCATCCACGGTTATCTTGGCTGGCTGTCAGTGGCCATTATGGGGGCGCTCTGGCCCCTGCTGGTGATGACCGGTATGCACCGTGTGTTCACCCCCACCATCATCCAGACTATCGCGGAAACCGGCAAAGAAGGCATGGTGATGCCCTCAGAAATTGGAGCCAACCTGTCGCTCGGTGGCTCCTCCCTTGCGGTCGCGTTCAAGACCAAAAACCCGGAACTGCGTCAGACGGCTTTGGCGGCAGCAGCTTCAGCGATTGTTGCCGGGATTTCAGAACCGGCATTGTATGGCGTGGCGGTGCGGCTAAAACGCCCACTGATCGCCAGCCTGATCAGTGGCTTTATCTGCGGCGCGGTGGCCGGTATTGGCGGTCTTGCCAGCCATTCGATGGCCTCGCCAGGCCTGTTCACCAGCGTGCAGTTTTTCGATCCCAATAACCCGATGAGCATCGTCTGGGTCGGTGCAGTGATGGCGCTGTCGGTGGTGCTCTCGTTTGTTTTGACCCTGGTGCTGGGCTTTGAGGATATCCCGGTTGCGGAATCCAGCCCGAAAAAACCAGACGCGGTGGTTGACGCCGCAAAACCTGTAAACGCCAATTAA
- a CDS encoding 6-phospho-beta-glucosidase, with product MSELTFPAGFLWGGALAANQSEGGYLAGGKGLTTVDMIPHGPHRMPVKLGLEQRFTLREDEYYPSHQAIDFYHRYKEDIALMAEMGFSVFRTSIAWSRLYPNGDELQPNAEGIAFYRDVFRECKKHGIEPLVTLCHFDVPMHLVTEYGSWRNRKMIEFFARYARTCFEAFDGLVKYWLTFNEINILLHSPFSGAGLVFEADENPEQVKYQAAHHELVASALVTRIAHEVNPQNQVGCMLAGGNFYPWSSKPEDVWAALEKDRENLFFIDVQARGAYPSYSARVFREKGVKIEMAPEDTEILKNTVDFVSFSYYASRCASAEMNEQNSSAANVVKSLTNPHIKRSEWGWGIDPLGLRITMNMMYDRYQKPLFLVENGLGARDEINADGEIHDDYRISYLREHIHAMAQAIDDGIPVIGYTTWGCIDLVAASTGEMSKRYGFVYVDRDDHGQGSLNRMRKKSFWWYKKVIASNGRDLA from the coding sequence ATGTCTGAACTGACATTTCCTGCGGGATTCTTATGGGGCGGCGCCCTTGCCGCCAACCAATCGGAAGGGGGGTATCTGGCAGGCGGCAAGGGACTGACAACCGTGGATATGATCCCACATGGCCCACATCGTATGCCTGTCAAGCTGGGGCTGGAGCAGCGTTTCACCCTGCGTGAAGACGAATATTATCCCAGCCATCAGGCCATCGATTTCTACCATCGTTACAAAGAAGATATCGCGTTGATGGCAGAGATGGGCTTTAGCGTATTCCGCACCTCGATTGCCTGGAGTCGTCTCTATCCCAATGGCGATGAGCTGCAACCCAACGCGGAAGGTATCGCTTTTTATCGCGATGTGTTCCGCGAATGTAAAAAGCACGGTATCGAACCGCTGGTGACGCTGTGCCACTTCGATGTGCCAATGCATCTGGTGACGGAATACGGTTCGTGGCGCAATCGTAAAATGATTGAGTTTTTCGCCCGCTATGCCCGCACCTGCTTTGAGGCTTTTGATGGCCTGGTGAAGTATTGGCTGACGTTCAATGAAATCAATATCTTGCTGCACAGCCCGTTCTCTGGCGCAGGTCTGGTGTTTGAAGCTGACGAAAACCCTGAGCAGGTTAAGTATCAGGCGGCACACCATGAGCTGGTTGCCAGCGCGCTGGTGACGCGCATCGCCCATGAGGTCAACCCGCAAAACCAGGTCGGTTGCATGCTGGCGGGCGGTAACTTCTACCCGTGGTCGAGCAAACCAGAAGATGTCTGGGCCGCCCTCGAAAAAGATCGCGAAAACCTGTTTTTTATCGATGTGCAGGCGCGTGGCGCTTACCCCTCATACTCGGCCCGGGTGTTCCGCGAGAAGGGAGTGAAGATTGAGATGGCACCTGAAGATACCGAGATCCTGAAAAACACCGTGGATTTTGTCTCCTTCAGCTACTACGCCTCGCGTTGTGCTTCCGCCGAGATGAACGAACAAAACAGCAGCGCTGCCAACGTGGTGAAATCGCTCACCAATCCGCACATTAAACGCAGCGAGTGGGGCTGGGGCATTGATCCGCTCGGTCTGCGCATCACCATGAACATGATGTATGACCGTTACCAGAAACCGCTGTTCCTGGTGGAGAATGGCCTTGGCGCACGCGATGAGATTAACGCCGACGGTGAAATCCATGATGATTACCGCATCAGCTACCTGCGGGAACACATTCACGCGATGGCGCAAGCGATTGATGATGGCATCCCGGTGATCGGTTACACCACCTGGGGCTGCATTGACCTGGTTGCGGCCTCGACCGGTGAGATGAGTAAGCGCTACGGTTTTGTCTACGTGGATCGCGACGACCACGGACAGGGTTCGCTGAACCGTATGCGTAAAAAATCGTTCTGGTGGTACAAGAAAGTCATTGCCAGTAATGGGCGGGATTTGGCGTAG
- a CDS encoding nucleotidyl transferase AbiEii/AbiGii toxin family protein, giving the protein MIKIKVNPVGRGLLGEKIMMPLCDAAQEQFDAFCVVPIVPISQLFGGKLCAALDRQHPRDLFDVKLLLNNEGFTEEIKKGLIFGLVSSNRPTFEMLDPHLQDQRVAFMNQFEGMSNVAFSYDDYEETRSELIRLIRTRLTQEDKRFLISLNRLEPDWDIYDYQHYPSVKWKMVNLEKFREHNHEAWRTQLENLEMILTG; this is encoded by the coding sequence GTGATTAAAATTAAAGTGAATCCGGTAGGGCGAGGTTTGCTCGGTGAAAAGATCATGATGCCATTATGTGATGCTGCCCAGGAGCAATTTGATGCATTTTGTGTCGTCCCGATTGTACCAATATCTCAGCTATTTGGTGGTAAGTTGTGTGCGGCCCTTGATCGACAACATCCACGAGATTTGTTTGATGTGAAATTATTGTTGAACAATGAAGGCTTCACCGAAGAAATTAAGAAAGGGCTGATTTTTGGTCTGGTAAGTAGTAACCGGCCAACATTTGAAATGCTTGACCCTCATCTACAAGATCAAAGAGTAGCCTTTATGAATCAATTTGAGGGGATGAGCAATGTTGCCTTTAGTTATGATGATTATGAAGAGACAAGGTCAGAGTTAATTCGCCTTATCAGGACCCGGTTAACTCAGGAAGACAAACGATTTTTGATATCCTTAAATAGACTGGAACCAGACTGGGATATATATGATTACCAGCATTATCCATCGGTAAAGTGGAAAATGGTTAACCTGGAGAAATTCAGGGAACATAATCATGAAGCATGGAGGACTCAACTGGAAAATCTGGAAATGATTCTAACTGGTTGA
- a CDS encoding nucleotidyl transferase AbiEii/AbiGii toxin family protein, with translation MNNAYKKQVQLLLDVLPEVAKEKCLAMHGGTAINLFLRNMPRLSVDIDLTYIDIAERATSLTAINDALIRIQKNIIGLRNTMHFQHRSDV, from the coding sequence GTGAATAATGCTTACAAGAAACAAGTTCAGCTGCTATTAGATGTATTGCCAGAAGTGGCGAAGGAAAAATGCTTAGCTATGCATGGCGGTACAGCAATAAATCTGTTTCTGCGTAATATGCCCAGGCTCTCTGTCGATATTGATCTGACCTATATTGACATTGCCGAAAGAGCGACATCACTCACGGCCATAAATGATGCACTTATCCGCATTCAAAAAAATATTATTGGATTACGCAATACGATGCATTTCCAGCATCGATCGGATGTTTAA
- a CDS encoding type IV toxin-antitoxin system AbiEi family antitoxin, producing the protein MNTPKTSKINSLLSMIPSGIVLTSAWLAQQGYSLELQKQYRKSRWFRTIGTGAMVRWDDDVDYLGAVYALQAHLGMTLHPGAKTALSLQGKSHYLGLAEKSVMLFGSPADKPPLWFVKQEWEKQVNFKLSGFLPAELGLVDIEHRGFSVKVSGPTRAVMECLYLSPGEQPLLEVYELMEGLNNLRPTSVQKLLEECTSVKVKRLFMYLADKAGHDWFNYLKKERIDLGKGKRAIVDNGIYIPKYQIIVPKELESIR; encoded by the coding sequence ATGAATACCCCAAAAACATCAAAAATAAACTCTTTACTGAGCATGATTCCTTCAGGAATCGTGCTCACCTCTGCGTGGTTAGCACAACAAGGTTATAGCCTTGAGTTACAGAAGCAATACAGAAAGAGTCGGTGGTTTAGAACGATCGGTACTGGCGCGATGGTTCGGTGGGATGATGACGTGGACTATCTGGGGGCAGTCTACGCATTACAAGCACACCTGGGGATGACTCTGCATCCGGGTGCTAAAACGGCGTTGTCACTACAAGGCAAGTCCCATTACCTGGGGCTTGCTGAGAAGAGTGTCATGTTATTTGGCTCACCAGCTGACAAGCCACCGCTATGGTTTGTAAAACAAGAATGGGAGAAGCAGGTAAACTTTAAGTTGTCTGGTTTTTTACCCGCTGAACTTGGCTTGGTTGATATTGAGCACAGAGGCTTCAGTGTTAAAGTATCCGGCCCCACTCGTGCTGTGATGGAGTGTCTTTACCTGAGTCCGGGAGAGCAACCGTTGCTGGAAGTTTACGAATTGATGGAAGGGCTTAATAATCTAAGGCCGACATCCGTGCAAAAACTTTTGGAAGAGTGTACATCGGTTAAGGTCAAACGTCTGTTTATGTATTTGGCAGACAAGGCTGGGCATGACTGGTTCAATTATTTAAAAAAAGAAAGAATAGATCTTGGCAAAGGGAAAAGAGCCATTGTGGATAACGGGATATATATCCCGAAATACCAAATAATTGTACCAAAGGAGTTGGAATCAATTCGGTGA
- a CDS encoding NAD(P)-dependent alcohol dehydrogenase translates to MKINALVAPHATQPLSSGQIALRSVQAQDVKIEILYCGVCHSDLHMARNEWGVSNYPLVPGHEIVGRVVETGKSVSRFQAGDLVGVGVMVDSCRECHFCQQQEEQYCEAGWTATYNGTDKYTGGSTWGGYAQHVVADQHFVVAIPTNLPLAGVAPLLCAGVTVWSPLRYGNVKAGDRVGVVGLGGLGHMAVKLASALGAEVTLFTTSPQKGEDALRLGAKRVVISRDAAQMAACQASLDLILDCVSAPHDLDPYLATLKTNGKLVLVGIPEQPHPSPNVSPIVNRRLSISGSSIGSIKETQDMLDFCGQHAITADIELIAGEAIETAFARMLRGDVKYRFVIDMQATRW, encoded by the coding sequence ATGAAAATCAACGCGTTAGTCGCACCCCATGCCACACAACCCCTCTCTTCTGGTCAGATCGCGCTGCGCAGCGTGCAGGCTCAGGATGTCAAAATTGAGATCCTTTATTGTGGCGTTTGCCATTCGGATCTGCATATGGCGCGCAATGAATGGGGCGTCAGCAACTATCCGCTGGTGCCGGGACATGAAATTGTTGGACGTGTTGTGGAAACGGGCAAAAGCGTTTCACGCTTTCAGGCCGGGGATTTAGTGGGTGTCGGCGTCATGGTCGATTCCTGCCGCGAGTGTCATTTCTGCCAGCAGCAGGAAGAACAATATTGTGAAGCCGGATGGACCGCGACCTATAACGGCACGGATAAATATACTGGCGGCAGCACCTGGGGCGGCTATGCGCAGCATGTGGTGGCGGACCAACACTTTGTCGTGGCGATTCCGACCAACCTGCCGCTGGCGGGTGTCGCTCCGCTGTTGTGTGCGGGCGTCACGGTATGGTCGCCACTGCGTTATGGTAACGTGAAAGCCGGGGACCGCGTCGGCGTGGTAGGACTCGGTGGTTTAGGGCATATGGCCGTAAAACTGGCGAGTGCGCTGGGTGCCGAAGTGACCTTGTTTACCACCTCGCCGCAAAAGGGCGAAGATGCGCTGCGCTTAGGTGCGAAGCGAGTGGTCATCTCGCGTGATGCCGCGCAGATGGCGGCCTGCCAGGCTTCTCTGGACCTGATTCTCGACTGTGTCTCTGCCCCGCACGATCTCGACCCCTACCTTGCAACGTTAAAAACCAACGGCAAACTGGTGCTGGTGGGGATTCCCGAGCAGCCGCATCCGTCTCCCAACGTCAGCCCGATAGTGAACCGCCGTCTCAGCATCAGTGGATCGTCCATCGGCAGCATCAAAGAAACCCAGGACATGCTGGATTTCTGTGGTCAACACGCTATCACGGCGGATATTGAACTGATTGCTGGAGAGGCGATCGAAACCGCGTTTGCGCGCATGTTGCGCGGTGATGTGAAGTATCGCTTCGTGATTGATATGCAGGCTACGCGCTGGTAA